The following proteins come from a genomic window of Myroides odoratus DSM 2801:
- a CDS encoding ring-infected erythrocyte surface antigen domain-containing protein, whose product TLLANTDGTYTYKSENGTETIIDIPASVANNFETIVNNNPEKVKEIIEKVAKDVEGNVIYNGTELVYKDGNGDDQIINLDQLVKANETVTTLLANTDGTYTYKSENGTETIIDIPASVANNFETIVNNNPEKVKEIIEQVAKDVEGNVTYNGTDLVYKDGNGDDQVINLDQLVKANETVTTLLANTDGTYTYKSENGTETIIDIPASVANNFETIVNNNPEKVKEIIEQVAKDVEGNVTYNGTDLVYKDGNGDDQVINLDQLVKANETVTTLLANTDGTYTYKSENGTETIIDIPASVANNFETIVNNNPEKVKEIIEQVAKDVEGNVTYNGTDLLYKDAAGADQVVNLDQLVKANETVTTLLANTDGTYTYKSENGTETIIDIPASVANNFETIVNNNPEKVKEIIEKVAKDVEGNVIYNGTELVYKDGNGDDQVINLDQLVKANETVTTLLANTDGTYTYKSENGTETIIDIPASVANNFETIVNTNPEKVKEIIEKVAKDVEGNVTYNGMDLLYKDATGADQVINLDQLVKANETVTKLVDNHDGTYTYFNEKAIDVNGNPIENQGVVFKLNDGYSLIDMADYTITAALNKSYTYNQIVGQNIQSEGEWRYIPQSTVSFNDPIYRLNFRSDINKDEKRYIQLSSVLKTSFETINDFTVRQHSAAKIVVSIYINNQLIASYEDYLVLPLGGGDPLLSKYSKSINIDNLTLLETNNVLEIKAAVESSTFKKNGGNQDGNFANNDMKLLTFSINDISFQLFQK is encoded by the coding sequence TACCTTACTGGCCAATACCGATGGAACTTATACGTATAAATCAGAGAATGGAACCGAAACTATTATTGATATTCCAGCTTCTGTAGCGAACAATTTCGAAACGATAGTCAACAACAATCCAGAGAAGGTAAAAGAGATTATTGAAAAAGTTGCCAAAGACGTTGAAGGAAATGTAATCTATAATGGAACAGAATTGGTATACAAAGATGGGAATGGAGATGATCAAATCATTAATCTCGATCAATTGGTAAAAGCCAATGAAACGGTAACTACTTTACTTGCTAATACCGATGGGACGTATACCTATAAATCAGAGAATGGTACAGAGACCATCATCGATATTCCAGCTTCTGTAGCCAACAACTTCGAAACGATTGTCAACAACAATCCAGAGAAAGTAAAAGAGATTATCGAGCAAGTAGCCAAAGACGTAGAAGGCAATGTGACCTATAACGGAACGGATTTGGTGTACAAAGATGGTAATGGAGATGATCAAGTGATCAACCTAGACCAATTGGTTAAAGCCAATGAAACCGTTACAACTTTACTTGCTAATACCGATGGTACGTATACCTATAAATCAGAGAATGGTACCGAAACCATCATCGATATTCCAGCCTCAGTAGCCAACAATTTCGAAACGATTGTCAACAACAATCCAGAGAAAGTAAAAGAAATTATCGAGCAAGTAGCCAAAGACGTAGAAGGCAATGTGACCTATAACGGAACGGATTTGGTGTACAAAGATGGTAATGGAGATGATCAAGTAATCAACTTGGATCAACTCGTAAAAGCCAATGAAACCGTTACGACTTTGCTTGCTAATACCGATGGAACGTATACCTATAAATCAGAGAATGGTACCGAAACGATTATTGATATTCCAGCTTCTGTAGCGAATAACTTTGAAACGATTGTCAACAACAATCCAGAGAAAGTAAAAGAGATTATCGAGCAAGTAGCCAAAGATGTTGAAGGAAATGTTACTTATAATGGAACAGATTTACTGTACAAAGATGCAGCTGGCGCAGATCAAGTAGTTAATCTAGACCAACTAGTTAAAGCCAATGAAACGGTAACTACCTTACTGGCTAATACCGATGGAACTTATACGTATAAATCAGAGAATGGAACCGAAACTATTATTGATATTCCAGCTTCTGTAGCGAACAATTTCGAAACGATAGTCAACAACAATCCAGAGAAAGTAAAAGAAATCATCGAAAAAGTTGCCAAAGACGTTGAAGGAAATGTAATCTATAATGGAACAGAATTGGTATACAAAGATGGGAATGGAGATGATCAAGTAATCAACTTGGATCAACTCGTAAAAGCCAATGAAACGGTAACTACTTTACTTGCTAATACCGACGGAACCTATACCTACAAATCGGAAAATGGTACCGAAACGATTATTGATATTCCAGCTTCGGTAGCCAATAATTTCGAAACGATTGTAAACACCAATCCAGAGAAAGTAAAAGAAATCATCGAAAAAGTTGCCAAAGACGTAGAAGGAAACGTTACCTATAATGGGATGGATTTACTGTATAAAGATGCAACTGGCGCAGATCAAGTGATTAATCTCGATCAACTGGTTAAAGCTAATGAAACTGTTACAAAACTAGTCGATAATCATGATGGAACTTATACTTATTTTAATGAAAAAGCGATAGATGTTAATGGGAATCCAATTGAAAATCAGGGAGTCGTTTTTAAATTGAATGATGGATATTCTTTAATTGATATGGCAGATTATACTATTACTGCTGCATTAAATAAATCTTATACTTATAATCAAATTGTAGGTCAAAATATTCAAAGTGAAGGAGAATGGCGCTATATTCCTCAATCAACAGTTTCTTTTAATGATCCAATTTATAGACTTAATTTTAGATCTGATATAAATAAAGATGAAAAAAGATATATTCAATTATCGAGTGTATTAAAAACTAGTTTTGAAACTATTAATGATTTTACAGTTAGGCAACATTCTGCAGCTAAAATAGTAGTATCTATTTATATAAACAATCAGTTAATTGCTTCTTATGAAGATTATTTAGTATTACCCCTTGGAGGAGGAGATCCTTTACTTTCAAAGTATTCAAAAAGTATTAATATAGATAATTTGACTCTTTTAGAGACAAACAATGTTTTAGAAATAAAAGCAGCAGTAGAATCATCAACATTCAAAAAAAATGGAGGAAATCAAGATGGAAATTTTGCTAATAATGATATGAAATTATTAACATTTAGTATTAATGATATATCCTTTCAATTATTTCAAAAATAG
- a CDS encoding gliding motility-associated C-terminal domain-containing protein, protein MKKNYKYLIILTLCSSIVLAQENESEHFINVGQFMVAEGTILSSDYMFENSPTGNFENKGKIYYYNDFKNDNLFYSSGLVKDATVLFSSKDVKKRIQISGQKPIEFQNVEFEHINSDLGFMLSNEISVKGNSNFISGIIEVIEKKGMFTFLNNSNALNASDLSHVRGAVEKQGSQNFVFPIGEGGFFRPAMISAPKDIQDVVVAQYRLNDTPFFENHKSTTGAIKKLNDKEYWKLDAKLKSKETVILSLTWDDRTTPSDLLKNPEDELHIVRWDDKQQLWVDEGGVVDMSTKTVTTPTTIKDFGFFTLAAVKRDWILDGDVVIYNLVTPDGDGKNDYFIIDNIQKYPNNRVEIYNRWGIKVFETTGYDPNGDGSSNVFTGYSEGKITVDKSKKLPSGTYYYVVTYEYKDDNGSRMIKKAANLHLETN, encoded by the coding sequence ATGAAAAAAAACTATAAATATTTAATCATACTTACCTTATGCAGTTCAATTGTTTTAGCACAAGAAAATGAATCTGAACATTTTATTAATGTTGGTCAATTTATGGTTGCTGAAGGGACAATTTTAAGTAGTGATTATATGTTCGAAAATAGTCCTACTGGAAATTTCGAAAATAAAGGGAAAATCTATTATTACAATGATTTTAAAAATGATAATTTATTTTATTCTAGTGGTTTAGTTAAAGATGCAACAGTTCTTTTTTCATCCAAAGATGTAAAAAAGCGCATACAAATAAGTGGGCAAAAACCAATAGAATTTCAAAATGTAGAATTTGAACATATTAATTCAGATTTAGGTTTTATGTTATCTAATGAAATTTCCGTCAAAGGTAATTCTAATTTTATTTCAGGTATTATTGAAGTAATAGAGAAAAAAGGAATGTTCACTTTCTTAAATAATTCAAATGCTCTTAATGCTTCGGATTTAAGTCATGTAAGAGGAGCAGTAGAAAAACAAGGATCACAAAATTTTGTTTTCCCAATCGGGGAAGGAGGTTTTTTTCGTCCTGCTATGATCAGCGCCCCAAAAGACATTCAAGATGTTGTTGTTGCTCAATACCGTTTAAACGACACACCTTTCTTTGAGAATCACAAATCAACTACAGGAGCAATTAAAAAACTCAATGATAAAGAGTATTGGAAGTTGGATGCTAAATTAAAATCAAAAGAAACAGTTATTTTAAGTCTTACTTGGGATGATCGTACCACTCCTAGTGATTTGCTAAAAAATCCAGAAGATGAGTTACATATTGTTCGCTGGGATGATAAGCAGCAGTTGTGGGTGGATGAAGGAGGTGTGGTGGATATGTCTACTAAAACAGTAACTACACCAACAACAATTAAAGACTTTGGTTTTTTTACATTGGCTGCGGTAAAGAGAGACTGGATTTTGGATGGAGATGTAGTAATTTACAATTTAGTAACTCCAGACGGAGATGGTAAAAATGACTATTTTATAATTGATAACATCCAAAAATATCCAAATAATCGAGTAGAAATTTATAATCGTTGGGGAATAAAGGTGTTTGAAACTACAGGATATGATCCCAATGGAGATGGAAGTTCTAATGTATTTACAGGATATTCAGAAGGAAAAATCACAGTAGATAAGAGTAAAAAACTACCAAGTGGAACTTATTACTATGTGGTTACCTATGAGTATAAGGATGATAACGGTAGCCGTATGATTAAAAAAGCGGCTAATTTACATTTAGAGACCAATTAA
- a CDS encoding PorP/SprF family type IX secretion system membrane protein, translating into MKVRDTLKAIVLGGVGLFCMAQTYGQQDPQYTQYMYNHSNINPAYAGSREGLNIFGLYRTQWVGLEGAPKTATVSVNTPLGDSGLGLGVSFVNDHLGVMDNNTLSIDLSYAIYLNYEYKLAFGLKGSGSLLDVNYSKLNIYNPTDPVVEDDVKNEFTPNIGAGLFLYSDKAYLGLSAPHLLTRSRYDDNNVKTLREKMHLYLTGGYVFDLNPNLKFKPAAMVKMEQGSPLQIDVSANFMFVDKFTVGAAYRWDASVSGLVGFQVSENIFVGYSYDAETSKLARYNSGSHEIFMRFTLFNGFKRVAAPRFF; encoded by the coding sequence ATGAAAGTAAGAGACACATTAAAGGCAATAGTTCTTGGAGGGGTAGGTTTGTTTTGTATGGCGCAAACTTATGGTCAACAAGACCCGCAATACACGCAATATATGTATAATCATTCGAATATCAACCCAGCATATGCAGGAAGTAGAGAAGGATTAAACATTTTTGGACTTTATCGCACCCAGTGGGTTGGTCTTGAAGGAGCTCCCAAAACGGCAACTGTATCGGTGAATACTCCTTTGGGAGATTCTGGTCTAGGATTAGGGGTAAGTTTTGTAAATGATCATTTGGGAGTTATGGATAACAATACATTATCTATTGATTTATCCTATGCCATTTATTTGAATTATGAATACAAACTGGCTTTTGGATTAAAAGGATCAGGGAGTTTATTAGATGTAAATTACAGTAAATTAAACATCTATAATCCAACGGATCCCGTAGTAGAAGACGATGTTAAGAATGAATTTACACCTAATATTGGAGCTGGATTATTTTTGTACTCTGATAAAGCTTATCTTGGGTTGTCAGCTCCTCATTTATTGACACGTTCACGTTATGATGACAATAATGTAAAAACGCTTCGAGAGAAAATGCACCTATATTTAACAGGAGGGTATGTATTTGACTTGAATCCAAATTTAAAATTCAAACCAGCAGCTATGGTGAAAATGGAACAAGGATCACCTTTGCAAATAGATGTATCAGCGAATTTTATGTTTGTTGATAAATTTACTGTTGGAGCGGCTTATCGTTGGGATGCCTCTGTAAGTGGGCTAGTTGGTTTTCAAGTATCGGAAAACATCTTTGTTGGCTATAGTTACGATGCCGAAACAAGTAAGCTAGCGCGTTATAATTCAGGGTCTCATGAAATTTTTATGCGATTCACTTTGTTTAATGGATTCAAGCGTGTTGCTGCGCCAAGGTTCTTCTAA
- a CDS encoding OmpA family protein, producing MVKRIIQIGILTLCLSWGTTGFSQIKKEKQADKNFNRTAYINAIDTYERMVESGYVNASILQNLADAYYFNGKLEQANKWYTELFEGSYEGKNLSNLPSEYYYRYSQTLKAIKDYKKAEAMIDQFSILEKQDTRVERFNKDRLYVEHIENQLNKYDVRLLTINSAYSDYGGTVLDYQFVFTSARETEHQKKSKIHSWTNESYTSLYSAEIDQNGIGNPTRLIVGSETQVNDATAVFTSDGKTMFFTRNNSKLSGKSKQNKHHDSLLKLYKATKQSDGTWGQVEELPINSDNFNTAHPALTPDDKWLYFASDRKGILGQSDLYRVELYEDGGYGSIENLGKTVNTEGRESFPFISSDFQLYFASDGHPGLGGMDVFVSKLNPNGSFGPVVNMGEPINSSMDDFGFYWDAHKATGFVSSNRVEASGGDDIYLVSEKPCKRIIEGKVYDKNTRELVSNAKIIISDILHQKNDVVYTNDKGAYRISDLNCTMNYSLKAEKEAYNTFQTSLELNSDSAIQTFDIELEKLHKQVDINQGLSTNLRIEPIYFDFDKSNIRYDASIELKKIVEIMHKYPTMKIDIRSHTDSRGNDSYNLSLSNRRVKATINWMIKQGIEAGRLSGRGYGETQLLNSCSNVHCTEAEHQFNRRSEFIILEL from the coding sequence ATGGTAAAAAGAATCATACAAATAGGGATATTGACTTTATGCCTAAGTTGGGGAACCACAGGCTTTAGTCAAATAAAAAAAGAGAAACAAGCAGATAAAAACTTTAATCGTACTGCTTATATAAATGCTATTGATACCTATGAACGAATGGTTGAAAGTGGATATGTTAATGCATCAATATTACAAAATTTAGCCGATGCTTACTATTTTAATGGCAAATTAGAACAAGCCAATAAATGGTATACAGAATTATTTGAAGGAAGCTATGAAGGTAAAAATCTGTCGAATCTTCCCTCAGAATACTACTACCGCTATAGTCAAACATTAAAAGCTATTAAAGATTACAAAAAGGCGGAGGCTATGATTGATCAATTTTCAATTTTAGAAAAACAAGATACGAGAGTAGAGCGATTCAATAAGGATAGATTATATGTTGAACATATTGAAAATCAGTTAAATAAATATGATGTCAGATTGCTTACTATCAATAGTGCCTATTCTGATTACGGTGGAACGGTTTTAGATTATCAGTTTGTATTTACCTCTGCGCGGGAAACAGAGCATCAGAAGAAAAGCAAAATACACAGCTGGACCAATGAAAGTTATACAAGCTTGTACAGTGCAGAGATTGATCAAAATGGCATCGGAAATCCTACGCGATTAATCGTAGGAAGTGAGACTCAAGTTAACGATGCAACTGCTGTTTTTACCTCTGACGGAAAAACGATGTTTTTTACGCGAAATAATTCGAAATTAAGTGGCAAGAGCAAGCAAAATAAGCATCATGATTCTTTATTGAAATTGTATAAGGCAACAAAACAATCAGATGGGACATGGGGACAAGTAGAGGAATTACCAATCAATTCGGACAATTTTAATACCGCTCATCCAGCTTTAACTCCTGACGATAAATGGTTGTATTTTGCTTCTGATAGAAAGGGAATACTAGGGCAATCCGATTTATACCGAGTTGAACTATATGAGGATGGGGGATATGGTTCTATAGAGAATCTCGGAAAAACAGTCAATACAGAAGGTAGAGAAAGTTTTCCTTTTATCTCTTCTGATTTTCAATTGTATTTTGCCTCTGATGGACATCCAGGGTTAGGAGGAATGGATGTATTTGTATCTAAATTAAATCCTAACGGAAGCTTTGGTCCTGTAGTGAATATGGGAGAACCAATAAATAGTAGTATGGATGATTTTGGTTTTTATTGGGATGCTCATAAAGCAACAGGTTTTGTTAGTTCAAATCGCGTAGAAGCAAGTGGCGGGGATGATATATACTTAGTATCAGAGAAACCGTGTAAACGAATAATTGAGGGGAAAGTATATGATAAGAATACGAGAGAACTAGTAAGTAATGCGAAAATTATTATCTCAGATATTTTGCATCAAAAGAATGATGTAGTATACACCAATGATAAGGGAGCGTATCGTATTTCTGATTTGAATTGTACAATGAATTATAGTTTAAAAGCGGAAAAAGAAGCATATAATACATTTCAGACTTCTTTAGAGCTTAATAGTGATTCAGCTATTCAGACTTTTGATATTGAACTTGAAAAACTACACAAGCAGGTTGATATAAATCAAGGTTTATCTACAAATTTAAGAATAGAACCGATTTATTTTGATTTTGATAAATCAAATATACGTTATGATGCTAGTATTGAATTAAAGAAAATAGTTGAAATTATGCATAAGTATCCAACTATGAAGATAGATATACGTTCACATACTGATAGTAGAGGAAATGATTCTTATAATCTTAGTTTATCTAATCGTCGGGTAAAAGCTACTATTAATTGGATGATAAAGCAAGGTATTGAAGCAGGCCGTTTATCTGGACGTGGTTATGGGGAGACTCAATTGCTAAATTCATGTAGTAATGTGCATTGTACAGAAGCTGAGCATCAATTTAATCGCAGAAGTGAATTTATTATTTTGGAATTATAG
- a CDS encoding ion channel, translating into MSEAISKEKVKLQIIKTLHIISAFMLIVLGVSISIDTFSNISYLTGHTYMKIQLWICIYFLLSLFIEFILSKKKSKFFWNNIIFILISIPYLNLFQALDISFSSEVKYFFRFIPLIRGGYALGFVIIMLSRKKISGLFFSYILILMSLIYFYSLIFYVFEHEINPDVNSYFDALWWAAMGATTTGSNIIAITPVGKILSVITAISGITMFPFFTVYVTSLVQRKIAFQGKKITKEQKSE; encoded by the coding sequence ATGTCAGAGGCTATATCAAAAGAAAAAGTAAAGCTACAAATTATCAAGACATTACATATAATTTCAGCCTTTATGCTAATTGTATTAGGAGTAAGTATTTCTATTGATACCTTTAGTAATATTTCTTATTTAACTGGGCATACTTATATGAAAATTCAATTGTGGATTTGTATTTATTTTTTACTAAGTCTATTCATTGAATTTATTCTATCAAAGAAGAAATCAAAATTCTTTTGGAATAATATAATTTTTATTCTAATCTCCATTCCTTATCTAAATCTATTTCAAGCCTTAGATATTAGTTTCTCCTCTGAAGTAAAATATTTCTTTCGATTCATTCCCTTAATTAGAGGAGGATATGCACTTGGTTTTGTCATTATCATGTTAAGTAGAAAGAAAATTTCGGGTTTGTTTTTCTCTTATATATTAATTTTAATGTCATTAATATATTTTTATAGTCTTATTTTTTATGTCTTTGAACATGAGATCAATCCAGATGTAAATTCTTATTTTGATGCTCTTTGGTGGGCGGCTATGGGAGCTACTACTACAGGCTCTAACATTATTGCAATTACTCCAGTTGGTAAAATATTATCTGTTATAACAGCTATTTCTGGCATTACTATGTTTCCTTTTTTTACAGTATATGTCACTTCTTTAGTACAGCGAAAAATTGCTTTTCAAGGAAAAAAAATAACTAAAGAACAAAAAAGCGAATAG
- a CDS encoding DEAD/DEAH box helicase: protein MSFKKLNIIQPILEAVSKVGYQTPTAIQEQTIPHILQGRDLIGCAQTGTGKTASFAIPILQLLNQKSSSKKVIRSLILTPTRELAIQINENFKIYGEFLRLRHLAVFGGVPQKKQVAQLNRGVDILIATPGRLLDLLNQHCLDFNHVEIVVLDEADRMLDMGFVKDVKKILTKIPSKRQTLFFSATMPIEIKKLALQIVRNPIEITVTPISSTARTIKQSIYFVEKEEKLNLLFTILKDKSIKRSLVFARTKHGADKLVKKLASLGIYTAAIHGNKSQNARLKALNDFKNNRIRVLIATDIAARGIDIAELPHVLNYELPNEPESYVHRIGRTGRAGVQGTAVSFCDEDQLKDLKKIEKLIGFTIPVMSS, encoded by the coding sequence ATGAGTTTTAAAAAATTAAATATAATTCAACCCATACTAGAGGCAGTTAGTAAAGTGGGATATCAGACGCCTACAGCTATACAAGAGCAAACAATTCCGCATATATTACAAGGGAGAGATTTAATTGGGTGTGCACAAACAGGAACTGGTAAAACAGCTTCATTTGCAATACCTATTTTACAGCTTTTAAATCAAAAAAGCAGTTCGAAAAAAGTAATCCGTTCTCTTATTTTAACTCCAACAAGAGAATTAGCTATTCAGATTAATGAGAATTTTAAAATCTATGGTGAGTTTCTAAGATTAAGACACTTAGCTGTTTTTGGAGGGGTGCCACAAAAAAAACAAGTAGCTCAACTAAATCGTGGCGTTGATATATTAATTGCTACTCCAGGGCGCTTGTTAGATTTGTTAAATCAACATTGCTTAGATTTTAATCATGTTGAGATTGTAGTACTTGATGAGGCAGACCGCATGCTTGATATGGGGTTTGTAAAGGATGTAAAAAAAATACTTACAAAGATACCTTCTAAACGACAAACGTTGTTTTTCTCGGCTACTATGCCGATCGAAATAAAAAAATTGGCTTTACAAATTGTGAGAAATCCAATAGAGATTACAGTTACTCCTATTTCTTCTACAGCCAGAACAATTAAGCAATCCATCTACTTTGTCGAAAAAGAAGAAAAGTTGAACTTGCTTTTTACTATTCTAAAGGATAAGTCAATAAAGCGTTCTTTAGTGTTTGCAAGGACTAAACACGGGGCAGATAAATTAGTAAAAAAGCTAGCGAGTTTGGGAATTTATACAGCTGCCATTCACGGTAATAAATCACAAAATGCAAGATTAAAAGCATTAAATGATTTTAAAAATAATCGCATTAGAGTGCTTATAGCAACGGATATTGCTGCAAGAGGTATTGATATAGCTGAACTACCTCATGTATTAAATTATGAATTACCTAATGAACCTGAGAGTTATGTTCATAGAATTGGTAGAACAGGGCGTGCAGGTGTTCAAGGGACCGCAGTTTCTTTTTGTGATGAAGATCAGTTAAAGGATCTTAAGAAAATTGAAAAACTCATTGGATTCACTATTCCGGTAATGTCGAGTTAA
- a CDS encoding cold-shock protein yields MQEGKVKFFNESKGFGFIAQTNGSGDIFVHTTGLLDNICENDDVVFDLQHSQKGLIAVNVKRK; encoded by the coding sequence ATGCAAGAAGGTAAAGTAAAATTTTTTAATGAATCCAAAGGTTTTGGATTTATTGCACAAACAAACGGAAGTGGAGATATTTTTGTACATACAACAGGACTACTAGATAATATTTGTGAAAATGATGATGTTGTTTTTGATCTACAACATAGTCAAAAAGGGTTAATAGCGGTGAATGTTAAAAGAAAATAA
- a CDS encoding beta-1,6-N-acetylglucosaminyltransferase, with product MATNQDKNHPQLKFETKNNTVNKLITVAYFITIKYNPDHFLTMFKKLYNKDQLYLIYIDHTCSIEVKNMIQTYIVHLSNVYILDSFYLQTDSHNKYKIQLNAMQYLLNVSAKWDYYINLTDDHYPLKSQYRICEYLSNNKEHNYFIYYDKSRYDLDTYNSNKYNYSGLIALKEATFSESRIIPYMSNTWLILTRDSCAFLSYSKQVDHYIELYSKSLLPSNSFFATILLNSDYKRIIINHDQRILFSKSEPIELILKKIKSNNHFFIRKMNLTSNSIIDKCIEDNYQLPLMDKKENKNELGLNNNQQN from the coding sequence ATGGCTACTAACCAAGATAAAAATCACCCCCAATTGAAATTTGAAACTAAAAATAATACAGTAAATAAATTAATTACAGTAGCTTATTTTATTACCATAAAATACAATCCAGATCATTTTTTAACTATGTTTAAGAAATTATACAACAAAGATCAATTGTATCTTATTTATATCGATCATACTTGTTCTATAGAGGTAAAAAACATGATTCAAACCTACATAGTCCACTTATCAAATGTATACATACTAGATAGTTTCTATCTACAAACAGATAGTCATAATAAATACAAAATTCAATTAAATGCGATGCAATACTTATTAAATGTCAGCGCTAAATGGGACTATTACATTAATTTAACTGATGATCATTACCCCTTAAAATCTCAATACAGAATTTGTGAGTACTTAAGTAATAATAAAGAGCATAATTATTTTATCTATTATGATAAAAGTAGGTACGATCTAGATACTTATAATAGTAATAAGTATAACTACAGCGGCTTAATCGCGCTAAAAGAAGCTACTTTTAGTGAAAGTAGAATCATACCATATATGAGTAATACATGGTTAATACTAACCCGAGATTCATGTGCTTTTCTCTCTTACAGTAAACAAGTTGACCATTATATAGAATTATATTCAAAATCATTATTGCCCTCTAATTCATTCTTTGCTACAATCTTATTAAACTCTGATTACAAACGTATAATAATCAATCATGACCAAAGAATATTATTTTCAAAAAGCGAACCAATTGAATTAATTCTAAAAAAAATAAAATCTAATAATCATTTTTTTATAAGAAAAATGAATTTGACGTCTAACAGTATAATAGACAAATGCATTGAAGATAATTATCAATTACCCTTAATGGATAAAAAAGAAAATAAAAATGAATTAGGACTAAATAATAATCAACAAAATTGA